The following are from one region of the Stanieria sp. NIES-3757 genome:
- a CDS encoding peptidase M22, glycoprotease, translated as MLTLDSHQYALALHTTTPQLGIAISNFAGDHRSQVWHLGQDLASHLHQYLGEILPPQTWQDLKFIAVAKGPGGFTGTRIGVVTARTLAQQLEIPLYGVSTLAAVAWSQKTQFESDSLLAVQMPANRGQLFVGIYQFSKTNHRKIYLPDTVMTPEAWQQALTDLNLPYQLIETPVNLAQTVTNILQLGYLEWQQRHFEQWSEVVPFYGQNPV; from the coding sequence ATGTTAACTTTAGATTCTCATCAATATGCTTTAGCTCTTCACACTACTACACCTCAATTGGGTATAGCGATTAGTAATTTTGCAGGAGATCATCGGAGTCAAGTTTGGCATTTAGGACAAGATCTTGCTTCTCATCTTCATCAATATCTTGGCGAAATTTTACCACCGCAAACATGGCAAGATTTAAAATTTATTGCCGTTGCTAAAGGGCCGGGTGGTTTTACTGGTACAAGAATTGGTGTAGTAACTGCTCGAACTCTAGCGCAACAGTTAGAAATTCCTTTGTATGGTGTTTCTACTTTAGCTGCTGTTGCTTGGTCACAAAAAACCCAATTTGAATCTGATTCTCTTCTAGCTGTGCAAATGCCAGCCAACCGAGGTCAATTATTTGTCGGTATTTATCAATTCTCTAAAACTAATCATAGGAAAATTTATTTACCCGATACGGTAATGACACCAGAAGCTTGGCAACAAGCTTTAACAGATTTAAATTTACCTTATCAATTAATTGAAACTCCTGTTAATCTTGCTCAGACTGTTACTAATATCCTTCAACTTGGTTATTTAGAATGGCAGCAAAGACATTTTGAGCAATGGTCAGAAGTCGTTCCTTTTTATGGTCAGAATCCAGTTTAA
- a CDS encoding hypothetical protein (conserved hypothetical protein), giving the protein MFTRKLNLQKWQIVNYSTLIIASLFVLILIFNGINELSMRIAIRATARTSCLLFLLFFVANTIKRIRTNQLTNWLFINRRYFLFSLAVSHGFHALAIIGLVIFSSPEILHNNHGGNLGYIFLIAMTATSFQTTASWLGHRSWQILHTVGMYYLWLAFIYSFIGRLGESLIIYLPFVSLLVIAIAIKLFLFFKKPSNINL; this is encoded by the coding sequence ATGTTTACTCGAAAACTTAATTTACAAAAATGGCAAATTGTTAATTACTCAACTTTGATAATTGCAAGTCTTTTCGTCTTAATTTTAATTTTTAATGGTATTAATGAATTAAGTATGCGGATAGCAATTCGAGCAACTGCTCGGACTTCTTGTTTGCTATTTTTATTATTTTTTGTTGCTAATACAATCAAAAGAATTAGAACTAATCAGTTAACCAATTGGCTTTTTATCAATCGTCGTTATTTTTTATTTTCCCTAGCAGTTTCCCACGGATTTCATGCTTTAGCAATTATTGGTTTAGTAATCTTTTCTTCGCCAGAAATTCTTCACAATAACCACGGTGGCAACTTAGGCTATATCTTTTTGATTGCTATGACTGCTACTTCATTTCAAACTACGGCAAGTTGGTTAGGACATCGTAGTTGGCAGATTTTGCATACAGTGGGAATGTATTATTTATGGCTGGCATTTATCTATTCTTTCATTGGTAGATTAGGAGAATCACTAATTATTTATTTACCGTTTGTAAGTTTATTAGTTATAGCGATCGCTATAAAATTATTTTTATTTTTCAAAAAACCTTCAAACATAAACCTTTGA
- a CDS encoding AraC family transcriptional regulator, producing MSDHQLPTVDLQGEYIEHLHLLSSEQAGWERVNLIYELEPAGEMPELALEQHLLVICQGNCQASYHFNGNWQQETYTEGDIILFPAGEIFPKVQIDRQVPLIELFFEPTILTSTAEEAIKTSKIQLAQQLKLRDPLIEQIGLALKTELATGNSHSKLYADSMATALAVHLLQRYSSHSQEIRNYSGGLPLYKLKQVKEYIHLHLDQNLSLAQLAAIAQMSPHYFATLFKQSTGFAPHQYLTKCRIEKAKQLLRQKQLSIVEISHEVGFHNQSHFTRVFRQHVKTTPKIYRDST from the coding sequence GTGTCGGATCATCAATTACCTACAGTCGATTTACAAGGAGAATATATCGAACATCTCCATTTACTTTCTAGTGAACAAGCAGGATGGGAAAGAGTAAATCTCATTTATGAATTAGAACCTGCTGGAGAAATGCCAGAACTTGCGCTAGAGCAACATCTGTTAGTTATTTGCCAAGGAAATTGTCAAGCTAGCTACCATTTTAATGGCAATTGGCAGCAAGAAACTTATACAGAAGGAGATATTATTCTTTTTCCTGCGGGAGAAATTTTTCCGAAAGTACAAATTGATCGTCAAGTTCCTTTAATTGAGCTTTTTTTTGAACCAACAATTTTAACTAGCACTGCTGAAGAAGCAATTAAAACAAGCAAAATTCAATTGGCACAGCAGTTGAAATTACGCGATCCGTTAATTGAACAAATAGGTTTAGCTTTGAAAACTGAATTAGCAACAGGAAATAGTCATAGTAAACTTTATGCTGATTCGATGGCTACTGCACTTGCTGTTCATCTATTGCAACGATATTCATCCCATAGCCAAGAAATTAGAAATTATTCAGGTGGATTACCTCTCTATAAATTAAAGCAAGTCAAAGAATATATCCACTTACATTTAGACCAAAATTTGAGTTTAGCTCAATTAGCCGCGATCGCTCAGATGAGTCCTCATTATTTTGCTACTTTATTTAAACAGTCTACAGGATTTGCACCTCATCAATATTTAACCAAATGTCGCATCGAAAAAGCCAAACAACTATTGCGACAAAAACAGTTATCAATTGTTGAAATTTCCCATGAAGTTGGTTTTCACAATCAAAGTCACTTTACTAGAGTATTTCGTCAACACGTAAAAACTACACCCAAGATTTATCGAGACTCGACTTAA